In one uncultured Devosia sp. genomic region, the following are encoded:
- a CDS encoding AraC family transcriptional regulator — protein MSVEKTCAIAGNFVLSELLQHGHDIRALNLPRSAAPLHCMGVSAGYEQRRNEVYSWDGMERGTAPFLVIQHTTLGEGRLDYAGTRHRLTPGRTMLVTMPHAHRYWLDRGGEWEYFWLLLNGREALRLAREILDSTGPVLEPTSGQIDRLAAACLDLLRMQEPTPGLASNAAYAAMTSLHDAVFGDRLPPEQPLPAGITRALNYIDANIAAPLPVDRLAGVAEMSRGHFVRSFSAALGMAPSDHVLERRLERVERLLLATEMTVSEIATATGFADGNYLAKVLRRRKGSAPLEFRAAGRRAVGG, from the coding sequence ATGAGTGTAGAGAAGACTTGTGCCATTGCGGGTAATTTTGTGCTTTCCGAGCTTCTCCAACACGGCCATGACATTCGCGCGCTGAACCTGCCCCGCAGCGCCGCGCCACTCCATTGCATGGGCGTCAGCGCCGGCTATGAACAGCGCCGCAACGAGGTCTATTCCTGGGATGGCATGGAGCGCGGCACGGCGCCCTTTCTTGTCATCCAGCACACGACGCTGGGCGAAGGCCGGCTCGACTATGCCGGCACGCGCCACCGCCTGACGCCGGGACGCACCATGCTGGTCACCATGCCCCATGCCCATCGCTACTGGCTCGATCGCGGCGGCGAATGGGAATATTTCTGGCTGCTGCTCAATGGCCGCGAAGCGCTGCGCCTGGCCCGCGAAATTCTCGACAGCACCGGCCCGGTGCTGGAGCCGACATCGGGCCAGATCGACCGCCTGGCCGCGGCCTGCCTTGATCTGTTGCGCATGCAGGAGCCGACGCCCGGCCTGGCTTCGAATGCCGCCTATGCAGCCATGACCAGCCTTCATGATGCCGTCTTCGGTGACCGGCTGCCGCCCGAACAGCCCCTGCCCGCCGGCATCACCCGGGCGCTGAACTATATCGACGCCAATATCGCCGCGCCCCTGCCGGTTGATCGGCTGGCCGGCGTGGCCGAAATGAGCCGTGGCCACTTCGTGCGCAGCTTCAGCGCCGCTCTGGGCATGGCACCATCCGACCATGTGCTCGAGCGGCGCCTCGAACGCGTCGAGCGCCTGTTGCTGGCGACGGAAATGACCGTATCGGAAATTGCCACCGCGACTGGGTTTGCCGATGGCAACTACCTCGCCAAGGTGCTGCGCCGCCGCAAGGGCAGCGCTCCCCTCGAATTCCGCGCTGCCGGCCGCCGCGCCGTGGGTGGCTGA
- a CDS encoding alpha-glucosidase/alpha-galactosidase — protein MSFKVTVIGAGSIGFTKTLISDLLKVPEFVDCEFALTDLNPHNLDMVKQVIETIVSVNKLPAKVTATTDRREAITGARYVMSCVRVGGLEAFSTDIAIPLKYGVDQCVGDTICAGGILYGQRNIPVILDFCKDIREVAEPGALFLNYANPMAMNTWAADLYGGVDVVGLCHGVQHGAHQIANVLGVRDDELDYVCSGINHQTWYIDIRAKGRKIEADELLAGFEKHPVYSRQEKVRIDVLKRFGVYSTESNGHLSEYLPWYRKRPEEIGRWIDMSDWIHGETGGYLRYSTERRNWFETDFPMFKEQAAKPLSEHKRTSEHASYIIEAKETGRVYRGHFNRRNNGIITNLPDDAIIESPGYVDRFGINMIEGITLPTACAATCSVSVSVQRLSVEAAMTGNIDTLKLAVLHDPLVGAICTPDEVWAMVDEMVVAQAQWLPQYADAVPAARERLAKSTVKTRDWQGAARKQVRSVEELREVVGGHH, from the coding sequence ATGTCATTCAAAGTTACGGTCATCGGCGCCGGGTCGATCGGCTTCACCAAGACGCTGATTTCGGACCTGCTCAAGGTCCCCGAATTCGTCGATTGCGAATTCGCGCTGACCGACCTTAATCCGCATAATCTTGATATGGTGAAGCAGGTTATCGAGACCATTGTCTCGGTCAACAAGCTCCCCGCCAAGGTCACCGCCACCACCGATCGACGCGAAGCCATCACCGGCGCGCGCTATGTCATGAGCTGCGTCCGCGTCGGCGGCCTTGAAGCCTTCTCGACCGACATCGCCATCCCGCTCAAATATGGTGTCGACCAGTGCGTGGGCGACACGATCTGTGCCGGCGGCATCCTCTATGGCCAGCGCAACATCCCGGTGATCCTCGATTTCTGCAAGGATATCAGGGAAGTAGCCGAGCCTGGCGCGCTGTTCCTCAACTATGCCAACCCGATGGCCATGAACACCTGGGCCGCCGATCTCTATGGCGGCGTCGACGTGGTTGGCCTCTGCCATGGCGTGCAGCACGGCGCGCATCAGATCGCCAATGTGCTGGGCGTGCGCGATGACGAACTCGACTATGTCTGCTCGGGCATCAATCACCAGACCTGGTATATCGACATCCGCGCCAAGGGCCGGAAAATCGAGGCAGATGAACTGCTTGCAGGCTTCGAGAAGCATCCGGTCTATTCCAGGCAGGAGAAGGTCCGCATCGACGTCCTCAAGCGCTTCGGAGTCTATTCCACCGAGTCCAACGGCCACCTGTCGGAATACCTGCCGTGGTATCGCAAGCGTCCCGAGGAGATCGGCCGCTGGATCGACATGAGCGACTGGATCCACGGCGAAACCGGCGGCTACCTCCGCTATTCGACCGAGCGCCGCAACTGGTTCGAGACCGACTTCCCGATGTTCAAGGAACAGGCCGCCAAGCCCCTTTCCGAGCACAAGCGGACCAGCGAGCACGCCAGCTATATCATTGAGGCGAAAGAAACCGGCCGGGTCTACCGCGGCCACTTCAATCGCCGCAACAATGGCATCATCACCAATCTTCCCGATGATGCGATCATCGAAAGCCCCGGCTATGTCGATCGCTTCGGCATCAACATGATCGAAGGCATCACCCTGCCGACCGCCTGCGCGGCGACCTGCTCGGTGTCGGTGTCGGTACAGCGTCTATCGGTCGAGGCTGCCATGACCGGCAATATCGATACGCTGAAGCTGGCCGTGCTGCATGATCCGCTGGTGGGCGCCATCTGCACGCCCGACGAGGTCTGGGCCATGGTCGACGAAATGGTCGTCGCCCAGGCGCAATGGCTGCCGCAATATGCCGACGCCGTTCCGGCAGCGCGCGAGCGCCTCGCCAAGTCGACCGTCAAGACGCGCGACTGGCAGGGCGCTGCCCGCAAGCAGGTGCGCTCGGTCGAAGAATTGCGCGAAGTGGTGGGCGGTCACCACTAG
- a CDS encoding LacI family DNA-binding transcriptional regulator: MQKRANQADIAERLGVSVSTVSRALANEIGISDAVRQDVQRMARTLGYKSKRSMSAVAGDRKAVALVPLGGATSGLANFYFGIVEGMREQAAGMGVALDVRLVNESVVTLDLIKKHVAQAGAGGVVLAGIDGWDELIAWSSEVDIPVVLANGSDPQMRLSSVSPANFYGALMATERLLRAGHRRILHYTHHYRPTIRQRQRGFETAIARTEGAVGVIVKSSECKTMELLADILAGKHKVTAAFIWNDIAAVEMLDGLYGPESPLKPGFSIIGFDDLPIAGMATPRLSTTRVDREAIGRGAVRLLAEHMDGERAIQQLEIGVTMVEGETVFGV, from the coding sequence GTGCAGAAGCGCGCAAATCAGGCTGATATAGCAGAGCGGCTGGGCGTTTCGGTCAGTACGGTTTCGCGTGCACTGGCCAATGAAATTGGCATCAGCGATGCCGTGCGGCAGGATGTGCAGCGCATGGCGCGCACTCTGGGCTACAAGTCCAAGCGTAGCATGTCTGCGGTGGCGGGCGACAGGAAAGCCGTGGCGCTGGTGCCGCTGGGCGGGGCGACCAGCGGGCTGGCCAATTTCTATTTCGGCATTGTCGAGGGCATGCGCGAGCAGGCGGCCGGCATGGGCGTGGCACTGGATGTGCGGCTGGTCAATGAATCCGTGGTAACGCTGGACCTGATCAAAAAGCATGTCGCACAGGCCGGTGCGGGGGGCGTGGTGCTGGCGGGGATCGATGGGTGGGACGAGTTGATCGCCTGGTCCAGCGAAGTCGATATTCCGGTGGTGCTGGCCAATGGCAGCGATCCGCAGATGCGGTTGAGCTCGGTGTCGCCGGCCAATTTCTATGGCGCCTTGATGGCGACGGAGCGCCTGCTAAGGGCCGGTCATCGCAGGATTTTGCACTATACGCATCACTACCGTCCGACCATCAGGCAGCGCCAGCGCGGCTTTGAGACGGCCATCGCCCGGACCGAGGGGGCGGTGGGGGTCATCGTCAAGAGCAGTGAGTGCAAGACCATGGAATTGCTGGCGGATATCCTGGCCGGCAAGCATAAGGTGACGGCAGCCTTCATCTGGAATGACATTGCTGCTGTCGAGATGCTGGATGGGCTCTACGGGCCGGAAAGCCCTCTGAAGCCGGGCTTTTCCATCATCGGTTTCGACGATCTCCCGATTGCCGGCATGGCGACGCCGCGGCTCAGCACGACGCGGGTGGACCGCGAGGCGATCGGGCGCGGGGCGGTGCGCTTGCTGGCCGAGCATATGGATGGCGAGCGGGCCATTCAACAGCTCGAGATCGGTGTCACCATGGTCGAAGGCGAGACGGTTTTCGGAGTTTGA
- a CDS encoding ABC transporter substrate-binding protein, with protein MRKDYVFGLGGVALVAMLTAAGPALAQQQSPVLDASVDSGELPAVAERLPGNPLVVEPVESVGAYGGTWRSALRGGGDNAWISRTVGYDGLVRYDREWKDIIPNLAESWEISEDAKTYTFKLREGLKWSDGEPFTSEDIAFAMEVFQTPSYAAGSFMKNPNNKVSVEVVDDTTFKYVFEKPNGILLDELASVNGINPVSLPEHYCGQFFPGTNDAASEDAKAAGFETWELWMEDRCAWGNETIRYANPEIPTLMAWMVEEPLTGSATRLTFVRNPYYWKVDTEGNQLPYIDKLDMRVSDSVEEITLMALNGEIDYQDRHIATTINQPLFFDGQEAGGYHLGANVSAHSNNMALQFNFNHVDPKRAELFQNKDFRIGISHALDRQEIVDVVFTGEGEPYQVAPRPESVYYDEEYAKQYTEFDPDLAAQHFTTAGLIQGSDGMWTFADGTPLVITIDIIAALRPEWVDIMELVQLQLAGAGIKIEINNIDRTLYYDKRPASEYDAQVWTGDGGLDVVQEPRYYMPFSDESVWAFRWVQWWQGTNPEIAEEPADWAKQQMELYDQLRAEGDAAKREELMKQILVIGKENFPVIGINLPGPGYYIARNNLKNVPADMLFAYLFPTPAPYDPFQWYFAAE; from the coding sequence ATGAGGAAGGACTACGTCTTCGGCCTGGGCGGCGTTGCGCTCGTGGCCATGCTGACAGCAGCGGGGCCAGCCTTGGCGCAGCAGCAATCGCCGGTGCTTGATGCCTCGGTGGACAGCGGCGAACTGCCCGCAGTCGCTGAACGCCTGCCGGGCAATCCGCTGGTGGTCGAGCCAGTGGAAAGCGTCGGCGCCTATGGCGGCACATGGCGTTCCGCGCTGCGCGGCGGCGGCGACAATGCCTGGATTTCGCGCACCGTCGGCTATGACGGCCTCGTGCGCTATGATCGCGAGTGGAAGGACATCATCCCCAACCTGGCTGAGAGCTGGGAGATCAGCGAGGATGCCAAGACCTATACGTTCAAGCTGCGCGAGGGCCTGAAATGGAGCGACGGCGAGCCGTTCACCTCCGAAGACATCGCCTTTGCCATGGAGGTCTTCCAGACGCCCAGCTATGCGGCCGGCTCCTTCATGAAGAACCCCAACAACAAGGTCTCGGTCGAGGTCGTCGACGACACGACGTTCAAATATGTATTCGAGAAGCCCAATGGCATTCTACTCGACGAGCTTGCCAGCGTGAACGGCATCAACCCGGTATCGCTGCCCGAGCATTATTGCGGTCAGTTTTTCCCGGGCACCAATGACGCCGCATCCGAAGACGCCAAAGCGGCCGGGTTCGAGACCTGGGAACTCTGGATGGAAGATCGTTGCGCCTGGGGCAACGAGACCATTCGCTATGCCAATCCCGAAATCCCGACGCTGATGGCCTGGATGGTCGAGGAGCCGCTGACCGGTTCGGCCACGCGCCTCACCTTTGTGCGCAATCCCTATTACTGGAAGGTCGATACCGAGGGTAACCAGCTGCCCTATATCGACAAGCTCGACATGCGGGTGTCGGACTCGGTGGAAGAAATCACCCTGATGGCCCTCAATGGCGAGATCGACTACCAGGATCGCCATATCGCCACGACAATCAACCAGCCGCTGTTCTTTGATGGGCAAGAAGCGGGTGGCTATCACCTCGGCGCCAATGTCAGTGCCCATTCCAACAATATGGCGCTGCAGTTCAACTTCAATCACGTCGATCCCAAGCGGGCCGAGCTGTTCCAGAACAAGGACTTCCGCATCGGCATTTCCCATGCGCTGGACCGGCAGGAAATCGTCGACGTAGTGTTCACCGGCGAAGGCGAACCCTACCAGGTCGCGCCGCGGCCGGAGTCGGTCTATTACGACGAGGAATATGCCAAGCAGTATACGGAGTTCGATCCGGACCTGGCGGCGCAGCATTTCACGACGGCCGGCCTGATCCAGGGCAGCGATGGCATGTGGACCTTCGCCGATGGCACGCCACTGGTTATCACCATCGACATCATCGCAGCGCTTCGCCCCGAGTGGGTCGACATCATGGAGCTGGTGCAGCTGCAGCTGGCGGGCGCCGGCATCAAGATCGAGATCAACAATATCGATCGTACGCTCTATTACGACAAGCGTCCGGCCAGTGAGTATGACGCCCAGGTCTGGACGGGCGACGGTGGTCTCGATGTGGTGCAGGAGCCGCGCTACTACATGCCGTTCTCGGACGAATCAGTCTGGGCTTTCCGCTGGGTGCAGTGGTGGCAGGGCACCAATCCCGAGATCGCCGAGGAGCCAGCCGACTGGGCCAAGCAGCAGATGGAGCTTTATGACCAGTTGCGTGCCGAAGGCGATGCTGCCAAGCGCGAAGAGCTGATGAAGCAGATCCTTGTCATCGGCAAGGAGAACTTCCCGGTGATCGGCATCAACCTGCCAGGGCCTGGCTACTATATCGCCCGCAACAATCTCAAGAACGTCCCGGCCGATATGCTGTTCGCTTATCTGTTCCCGACCCCGGCACCCTATGATCCGTTCCAGTGGTATTTTGCCGCCGAGTAA
- a CDS encoding ABC transporter permease, producing the protein MLRFIFKRLIAMVLTIWAVSIVAFAIIQLPPGDYLTTYMASLAANGDRVDPAQIEALRLRYGFGEPFLVQYWKWFSGILTRGDFGQSFEWKAPVTSLIWGRLGNSILLEGVAVMVMWLVALPIGIYAAVRKYSIGDYLTTIGGFIGLAIPNFLFALILMYLSYVWFGTTIGGLFSPQFEQAHWSLPRIWDFLTHAWAPILVLSTAGTAELIRILRANLLDELKKPYVTTARAKGLSEFRTIMKYPVRVALNPLVSTIGWLLPALVSSSVIVSVVLNLPTAGPLLLRSLTSQDMFLAGAIIMLLGILTVIGTLVSDLLLAWIDPRIRYGSK; encoded by the coding sequence GTGCTGCGTTTCATTTTCAAGCGCCTGATTGCCATGGTCCTGACGATATGGGCCGTATCGATCGTGGCTTTTGCCATCATCCAGCTACCGCCGGGCGACTACCTCACGACCTATATGGCGTCGCTCGCCGCCAACGGCGATCGCGTCGATCCGGCGCAGATCGAGGCGCTGCGCCTGCGCTACGGCTTTGGCGAGCCCTTCCTCGTGCAATACTGGAAGTGGTTCTCGGGCATCCTGACCCGTGGCGACTTTGGCCAGAGCTTTGAATGGAAGGCGCCAGTTACCAGCCTGATCTGGGGCCGGTTGGGCAATTCCATCCTGCTCGAAGGCGTTGCCGTCATGGTGATGTGGCTGGTGGCGCTGCCTATCGGCATCTATGCCGCCGTGCGCAAGTATTCGATCGGCGATTACCTGACGACCATTGGCGGTTTCATTGGCCTCGCCATTCCCAATTTCCTCTTCGCGCTGATCCTGATGTATCTGAGCTATGTCTGGTTCGGCACGACGATCGGCGGTTTGTTTTCGCCGCAGTTCGAACAGGCGCACTGGAGCCTGCCGCGCATCTGGGACTTCCTGACCCACGCCTGGGCGCCGATCCTGGTGCTGTCGACGGCCGGCACCGCGGAACTGATCCGCATCCTGCGCGCCAACCTGCTCGATGAGCTCAAGAAGCCCTATGTGACGACGGCGCGGGCCAAGGGCCTCAGCGAATTCCGCACCATCATGAAGTATCCGGTGCGGGTGGCGCTCAATCCGCTGGTCTCGACGATCGGCTGGCTGCTGCCGGCGCTGGTGTCGAGTTCGGTCATCGTTTCGGTGGTGCTCAACCTGCCCACCGCGGGCCCGTTGCTGCTGCGCTCGCTGACCTCGCAGGACATGTTCCTGGCCGGCGCCATCATCATGTTGCTGGGCATCCTGACTGTCATTGGCACGCTGGTCTCCGACCTGCTGCTCGCGTGGATCGATCCCAGAATTCGTTACGGGAGCAAGTGA
- a CDS encoding ABC transporter permease — translation MAVDTLSHADVQAPLARRAKRESQLGLMWRRFKRHRLALVSLWIVVLFYMIAIFADFLAPTDPSTYSARYTYAPPQGLQLFSTREDGSWRFSPHVNGYSSEIDRAAMRRTFVVDPEVEIPVRLFAPSDPYNLMGFIPMSVKLIGVENPRDPFYILGADRLGRDLLSRLIHGTRISLSIGLAGVTLSLFFGIVIGGFAGYYGGWFDSAVMRVVEFIRSMPTIPLWLGLAAALPKDWSALQTYFAITLILSLIGWTELARVVRGRFLSLRTEDFVTAAQLDGASDWRIITRHMVPSFMSHIIAAATLAIPGMILAETALSFLGLGLQAPIVSWGTLLQDAQNIRTLASAPWLLAPGLCVVVIILAMNFFGDGLRDAADPHGR, via the coding sequence ATGGCAGTCGATACTCTTTCCCATGCAGACGTTCAGGCCCCGCTTGCTCGACGTGCCAAGCGCGAAAGCCAGCTCGGCCTGATGTGGCGCCGCTTCAAGCGGCACCGGCTGGCGCTGGTGAGCCTGTGGATCGTGGTGCTGTTCTATATGATCGCTATCTTCGCCGACTTTCTGGCACCGACCGACCCGTCGACCTATAGCGCGCGCTATACCTACGCGCCGCCGCAGGGCCTACAGCTGTTTTCGACCAGAGAGGATGGGTCCTGGCGGTTCAGTCCGCATGTGAATGGCTATTCGAGCGAGATCGATCGCGCGGCCATGCGCCGGACCTTCGTGGTGGATCCCGAGGTCGAGATCCCCGTGCGGCTGTTTGCGCCGAGCGATCCCTACAATCTCATGGGCTTCATCCCGATGAGCGTGAAACTGATCGGCGTCGAAAACCCGCGCGACCCCTTCTATATCCTGGGCGCCGACCGGCTTGGCCGTGACCTGCTCAGCCGCCTGATCCATGGCACGCGCATCTCGCTTTCCATCGGGCTTGCCGGTGTGACGCTGAGCCTGTTCTTCGGCATCGTGATCGGTGGCTTTGCCGGCTATTACGGCGGCTGGTTCGATAGCGCGGTAATGCGCGTGGTCGAGTTCATTCGCTCCATGCCGACCATCCCGCTCTGGCTGGGGCTGGCGGCGGCACTGCCCAAGGACTGGAGCGCACTCCAGACCTATTTCGCCATCACGCTGATCCTCAGCCTGATCGGCTGGACGGAACTGGCGCGGGTGGTGCGCGGGCGCTTCCTCAGTCTGAGGACCGAAGACTTCGTGACGGCGGCGCAGCTCGATGGGGCCAGCGACTGGCGCATCATCACGCGGCACATGGTGCCCAGCTTCATGAGCCACATCATTGCCGCCGCGACGCTGGCCATCCCGGGCATGATCCTGGCCGAAACGGCGCTGAGCTTCCTGGGCCTTGGGTTGCAGGCGCCAATCGTCAGCTGGGGCACGCTGCTGCAGGACGCGCAGAACATCCGCACGCTGGCCAGCGCGCCATGGCTGCTGGCGCCCGGTCTTTGCGTCGTCGTCATCATCCTTGCCATGAACTTTTTCGGAGACGGCCTTCGTGATGCCGCTGATCCCCATGGACGATAA
- a CDS encoding ABC transporter ATP-binding protein: MPLIPMDDKPILSIADMSIVFSSPDEADIEAVRQVDLTLTPGKTLALVGESGCGKSVTARAVLRLLDKNANIQRGSILFAPGDGETTDIARLKQDSLPLRAIRGNQISMIFQEPMSSLSPVHTIGDQIDEMVIIHEGLKPKAARERTVALLDQVGIPGARERADAYPFQLSGGLRQRAMIAMALACTPRVLIADEPTTALDVTTQAQILDLLRQLQEDFGMAMLFITHDLGVVAEIADEVAVMYLGDVVEQGSVFDVFAAPKHPYTQALMSSIPKMARKADRVRLSPIKGTVPAPKDRPVGCAFTSRCPHAFEPCAGVRPERTVVGPGHHARCHLLTRQPVEAVA; the protein is encoded by the coding sequence ATGCCGCTGATCCCCATGGACGATAAACCCATCCTATCGATTGCCGACATGTCGATCGTGTTTTCCTCTCCTGATGAAGCCGATATCGAAGCGGTGCGCCAGGTGGACTTGACGCTGACGCCGGGCAAGACGCTAGCCCTGGTTGGCGAAAGCGGCTGCGGCAAGTCGGTGACGGCGCGGGCCGTGCTGCGGTTGCTGGACAAGAATGCCAATATCCAGCGCGGCTCGATCCTGTTCGCGCCGGGCGATGGCGAAACGACCGATATCGCCCGGCTCAAGCAGGACAGCCTGCCGCTGCGGGCCATTCGCGGCAACCAGATCTCGATGATCTTCCAGGAGCCCATGAGTTCGCTGTCGCCGGTGCATACGATCGGTGACCAGATCGACGAGATGGTCATCATCCATGAAGGGTTGAAGCCCAAGGCGGCGCGCGAGCGGACGGTGGCCCTCCTCGACCAGGTGGGGATTCCCGGCGCGCGGGAGCGTGCGGATGCCTATCCGTTCCAGCTCTCGGGCGGGCTGCGGCAACGCGCGATGATCGCCATGGCGCTGGCCTGTACGCCCAGGGTTCTGATCGCGGATGAGCCGACAACGGCGCTGGACGTGACGACGCAGGCGCAGATCCTCGACCTGTTGCGGCAACTGCAGGAGGATTTCGGCATGGCCATGCTGTTCATCACCCACGACCTGGGCGTGGTGGCCGAAATCGCCGACGAAGTGGCGGTGATGTATCTGGGCGATGTGGTGGAGCAGGGCAGCGTGTTCGACGTCTTCGCAGCGCCGAAACATCCATATACGCAGGCGCTGATGAGCTCCATTCCCAAGATGGCGCGCAAGGCGGATCGCGTGCGGCTGTCGCCGATCAAGGGTACGGTGCCGGCGCCCAAGGACCGGCCGGTGGGTTGTGCCTTCACCAGCCGCTGTCCGCATGCTTTCGAGCCCTGTGCCGGAGTGCGGCCGGAACGGACCGTGGTTGGGCCAGGGCACCATGCGCGCTGCCACCTGCTGACGCGGCAGCCCGTGGAGGCGGTGGCATGA
- a CDS encoding ATP-binding cassette domain-containing protein has product MSTLLTVENLSKYFTLSGGLFGKERRLDALTNINLTVEAGETLAIVGESGCGKTTLGRCIIKAQPSSEGRVVYHPRSGGDVELTALSKREIKPWRQDIRMIFQDPMSSLNPNMRVFDIVAEPLRIHKICKGRELEERVLSVLEKVGIPAEAAGRFPHAFSGGQRQRIGIARALVLDPKLVIADEAVSALDVSIQAQVLNLLEDLKAEFGLTYIFISHDLGVVNYIADRVVVMYLGHVVENAPTEMLFERPRHPYTELLLEALPIADPTRRKGRKKEVRGEIPYLGNRPVGCPFNTRCKYAEDRCRTEKPALRAIHGTAQEAACHFAEKLDLKGAYDDAPQKVFA; this is encoded by the coding sequence ATGAGCACGCTTCTGACCGTCGAAAATCTCTCGAAGTATTTCACGCTGAGCGGCGGCTTGTTCGGCAAGGAGCGCCGCCTCGATGCGCTGACCAATATCAACCTGACGGTCGAGGCGGGCGAGACGCTGGCCATTGTGGGCGAGAGCGGCTGTGGCAAGACCACGCTGGGCCGCTGCATCATCAAGGCGCAGCCTTCGAGCGAGGGACGTGTGGTCTATCATCCCAGGTCGGGTGGCGACGTGGAGCTGACGGCGCTCAGCAAGCGCGAGATCAAGCCGTGGCGGCAGGATATCCGGATGATCTTCCAGGATCCGATGAGTTCGCTCAATCCGAACATGCGGGTGTTCGATATCGTCGCCGAGCCGCTGCGCATCCACAAGATCTGCAAGGGGCGGGAACTGGAAGAGCGGGTGCTGTCGGTGCTGGAAAAGGTCGGCATTCCTGCCGAAGCGGCGGGCCGCTTCCCGCATGCCTTTTCGGGCGGGCAGAGGCAGCGCATCGGCATTGCCCGGGCGCTGGTGCTGGACCCCAAGCTGGTGATTGCCGACGAGGCGGTTTCGGCGCTGGACGTTTCGATCCAGGCGCAGGTGCTGAACCTGCTCGAAGACCTCAAGGCCGAGTTCGGGCTGACCTATATCTTCATCAGCCATGACCTGGGCGTGGTGAACTATATCGCCGACCGGGTGGTGGTGATGTATCTGGGCCATGTGGTGGAAAATGCGCCCACCGAAATGCTGTTCGAGCGGCCGCGCCACCCCTATACCGAGCTGCTGCTCGAAGCCTTGCCGATCGCCGATCCGACGCGGCGCAAGGGGCGCAAGAAAGAAGTGCGCGGGGAAATTCCCTATCTGGGCAATCGCCCCGTCGGCTGCCCGTTCAACACGCGCTGCAAATATGCCGAAGACCGCTGCCGGACCGAAAAGCCGGCGCTGCGCGCCATTCATGGCACGGCGCAAGAAGCGGCCTGCCACTTTGCCGAAAAACTCGATCTCAAGGGCGCCTACGACGACGCGCCACAGAAGGTATTCGCATGA